Proteins from one Muntiacus reevesi chromosome X, mMunRee1.1, whole genome shotgun sequence genomic window:
- the NUP62CL gene encoding nucleoporin-62 C-terminal-like protein isoform X1 — protein sequence MLFTSFSNSSTCTAATGPLFGAPVTSAGMFGGTSLRFGLNFSGAYGAAAVASISRIQLVLIISSEYPKATASTTTTTTVTTTTTTTTTSSFTLNLKPLTSIGINNTVPVSITSIPFTPTVNAIITPVMTYGQLDGLVNKWSLELEDQEKHFLHQATLVNAWDYTLMKNGEKITALHGEVEKVKLDQKRLEQELDFILSQQKELENLLIPLEESLKDHSGSVYPHYIDEHEKTYKLAENVDAQLKQITQDLKDIIEYLNIFESPADSTDPLQQICRILNVHLDCLQWINHTSDMLQRKVEEVTQILDDRHCKEEECNVKMAFD from the exons ATGCTATTTACCTCGTTTTCAAATTCTTCTACCTGCACTGCTGCTACTGGGCCCTTGT TTGGTGCCCCAGTAACTTCAGCTGGAATGTTTGGTGGTACATCTTTGAGATTTGGATTAAATTTCTCTGGAGCATATGGAGCAGCTGCTGTTGCATCTA TTTCTAGGATTCAGTTGGTTTTGATCATCTCATCGGAGTATCCAAAAG CTACAGCAtcaaccaccactaccaccactgttaccaccaccaccactactaccACCACTAGTAGCTTTACCTTGAACCTAAAACCACTGACATCAATTGGGATTAATAACACTGTTCCAGTCAGCATTACATCTATACCTTTTACTCCGACTGTTAA TGCAATCATAACTCCTGTGATGACATATGGTCAGCTGGATGGTCTGGTAAACAAATGGAGCCTTGAGTTAGAGGATCAAGAGAAACACTTTCTTCATCAGGCCACCCTGGTCAATGCTTGGGACTATACACTGATGAAGAATGGTGAGAAA ataACTGCTTTACATGGAGaagtagaaaaagtgaaactggaTCAGAAAAG gctGGAACAAGAATTGGATTTTATCCTGTCACAGCAAAAGGAACTGGAAAATCTCTTGATCCCTTTGGAGGAGTCTCTAAAGGACCATAGTGGGTCTGTTTATCCACACTATATAGATGAGCATGAGAAGAC TTACAAGTTAGCAGAAAATGTAGATGCTCAGCTGAAACAAATAACCCAAGATCTCAAGGACATCATTGAGTACCTGAATATATTTGAAAGTCCTGCTGACTCTACTGACCCG CTCCAGCAGATCTGCAGAATTCTAAATGTTCATTTGGACTGTCTACAGTGGATTAATCATACTTCAG
- the NUP62CL gene encoding nucleoporin-62 C-terminal-like protein isoform X3, translating to MLFTSFSNSSTCTAATGPLFGAPVTSAGMFGGTSLRFGLNFSGAYGAAAVASISRIQLVLIISSEYPKATASTTTTTTVTTTTTTTTTSSFTLNLKPLTSIGINNTVPVSITSIPFTPTVNAIITPVMTYGQLDGLVNKWSLELEDQEKHFLHQATLVNAWDYTLMKNGEKITALHGEVEKVKLDQKRLEQELDFILSQQKELENLLIPLEESLKDHSGSVYPHYIDEHEKTYKLAENVDAQLKQITQDLKDIIEYLNIFESPADSTDPTCCRGR from the exons ATGCTATTTACCTCGTTTTCAAATTCTTCTACCTGCACTGCTGCTACTGGGCCCTTGT TTGGTGCCCCAGTAACTTCAGCTGGAATGTTTGGTGGTACATCTTTGAGATTTGGATTAAATTTCTCTGGAGCATATGGAGCAGCTGCTGTTGCATCTA TTTCTAGGATTCAGTTGGTTTTGATCATCTCATCGGAGTATCCAAAAG CTACAGCAtcaaccaccactaccaccactgttaccaccaccaccactactaccACCACTAGTAGCTTTACCTTGAACCTAAAACCACTGACATCAATTGGGATTAATAACACTGTTCCAGTCAGCATTACATCTATACCTTTTACTCCGACTGTTAA TGCAATCATAACTCCTGTGATGACATATGGTCAGCTGGATGGTCTGGTAAACAAATGGAGCCTTGAGTTAGAGGATCAAGAGAAACACTTTCTTCATCAGGCCACCCTGGTCAATGCTTGGGACTATACACTGATGAAGAATGGTGAGAAA ataACTGCTTTACATGGAGaagtagaaaaagtgaaactggaTCAGAAAAG gctGGAACAAGAATTGGATTTTATCCTGTCACAGCAAAAGGAACTGGAAAATCTCTTGATCCCTTTGGAGGAGTCTCTAAAGGACCATAGTGGGTCTGTTTATCCACACTATATAGATGAGCATGAGAAGAC TTACAAGTTAGCAGAAAATGTAGATGCTCAGCTGAAACAAATAACCCAAGATCTCAAGGACATCATTGAGTACCTGAATATATTTGAAAGTCCTGCTGACTCTACTGACCCG